Genomic DNA from Niallia circulans:
AGGGAAGAAACATTCATGACGAAAAAAGCGAAGATGATTTTAGAAAAGGATTTTAAAATTGCTGAAATAGATAACCGAATTTATGGATCATTCATTGAGCATCTCGGCAGAGCTGTGTATGGCGGCATATATGAGCCAGGTCATCCGGATGCAGATGAACAGGGCTTTCGCAAGGACGTGACAAGCTTGATAAAAGAGCTTCAGGTTCCATTGATCCGCTATCCTGGCGGAAACTTCGTGTCAGGCTACAACTGGGAGGACGGAGTTGGTCCTGTTGAAGACAGACCGCGCCGCCTTGAGCTTGCTTGGCGGACGACAGAGCCGAATGTTGTTGGCACAAATGAGTTCATGGAGTGGGCGAAGCAGGCAGGGGCAGAGGTGAATATGGCAGTTAACCTCGGGACAAGAGGAATTGACGCAGCGCGGAATCTGGTTGAATACTGTAACCATGACAGCGGTTCTTACTATAGTGATTTGCGCATAAGTCACGGTTACCGTGAGCCGCATAAAATCAAAACATGGTGTTTAGGAAATGAGATGGATGGTCCGTGGCAAATCGGTCATAAGACAGCGGCTGAATATGGCCGGATTGCTCAGGAAGCGGCAAAGGCCATGAAATGGGTCGACCCTGATATTGAGCTCGTTGCCTGCGGTAGCTCGAATAGAAGCATGCCGACATTTGCAGAATGGGAAGCAACTGTTTTAGAGCATACGTATGACCATGTCGAGTATATTTCCTTGCATCAATATTACGGTAATCACAGCAATGATATCAGCAACTATTTAGCGCTGTCTTTAGAGATGGATGACTTCATATCGTCCGTTGTGTCGATCGCTGATTATATTAAAGCCAAAAAACGCAGCAAAAAGAAAATTCATTTGTCCTTTGACGAGTGGAATGTGTGGTACCACTCAAGAGAAGCAGATAAGCTGATTGAGCCGTGGACAGTCGCACCACCGCAGCTTGAGGATATTTATAATTTTGAGGATGCGCTGCTTGTCGGCTGTATGCTGATAACAATGCTCAAGCATGCTGACAGGGTGAAGATTGCATGTCTTGCACAGCTTGTGAATGTAATTGCGCCAATTATGACAGAGGAGAACGGTCCAGCCTGGAAGCAGACGATTTTCTATCCATATATGCATGCCTCCGTTTATGGCAGAGGTGTTGCCTTAAATCCGATTATTTCCAGTCCAAAATATGACAGCAAGGATTTCACAGATGTACCGACATTAGAATCAACTGCTGTCTATAATGAAGAAAACGAGGAGCTGACGATTTTTGCAGTCAACAGAGACCTTCAAGACAGCTTGCTGTTGGAGTGTGATATTCGCAACTTTGAAGGCTATAAAGTGATAGAGCATATCGTCCTCGAAAATGACGATATTAAGCAAACAAACTCAGCAAAAGCAGAAGCCGTTAAGCCACATACAAACGGTGACGCAAGTCTAAGGGACGGTGCGCTTTCAGCAATGCTGCCAAAGCTTTCCTGGAATGTTATCCGCCTGGCGAAATAAATTGGGAACAGCCATGCTCGTCCGAGCATGGCTGTTTATGTAGACAAAGACTTTATTAGTTTATTTTTGCAGCATCGGCCCCACCTACGCCAAATGCCAATGATAGCCACGCATGCTATCCACGCTACTTCCATCATAATGGACAAATATGAACAAAATACGTACTTAATGTAAAAACTATATGAATATTATCAGCCATTTCTCTTTGTACGATAGATGATATATTCAGCCTGGGCCAAAAGCGCAAGGAAAAAGATTGGAAAGGCGACAGCAACAAGCCTTCTGTGCCAGTCGAGATTGCGCTTAAGGAGAACACTCGAAAACAGCATTTGCATAAAACTAAACAAAAATTGCACGATCATTCAACTCCTTTTTTCTTAGTGTGCTAAGAAGTGAAGCTATGTATGCAAAAACAGCCCCTTTCATTAAAAAGAGGCTGGTAATAGTTTATTTTAAAGATTGCAGTGCTTGTTTGCATGATTGGAAAAAACGGATATTTAAATCATTGCCATTTGTATAATTGATTGTGTCTTGTGCCATTTTCACTTGGACACCGCTGATGATGAGCTCTGTTCCCATCAATGCGAGAATATCGTTAATCATTTTAAGACCATTATGTACGACCTCA
This window encodes:
- a CDS encoding alpha-N-arabinofuranosidase; protein product: MTKKAKMILEKDFKIAEIDNRIYGSFIEHLGRAVYGGIYEPGHPDADEQGFRKDVTSLIKELQVPLIRYPGGNFVSGYNWEDGVGPVEDRPRRLELAWRTTEPNVVGTNEFMEWAKQAGAEVNMAVNLGTRGIDAARNLVEYCNHDSGSYYSDLRISHGYREPHKIKTWCLGNEMDGPWQIGHKTAAEYGRIAQEAAKAMKWVDPDIELVACGSSNRSMPTFAEWEATVLEHTYDHVEYISLHQYYGNHSNDISNYLALSLEMDDFISSVVSIADYIKAKKRSKKKIHLSFDEWNVWYHSREADKLIEPWTVAPPQLEDIYNFEDALLVGCMLITMLKHADRVKIACLAQLVNVIAPIMTEENGPAWKQTIFYPYMHASVYGRGVALNPIISSPKYDSKDFTDVPTLESTAVYNEENEELTIFAVNRDLQDSLLLECDIRNFEGYKVIEHIVLENDDIKQTNSAKAEAVKPHTNGDASLRDGALSAMLPKLSWNVIRLAK